The following proteins come from a genomic window of Diorhabda sublineata isolate icDioSubl1.1 chromosome 7, icDioSubl1.1, whole genome shotgun sequence:
- the LOC130447106 gene encoding uncharacterized protein LOC130447106: MESASSEEEIECKPPSARKRPKHGRLKEVSKKINLQSREAGEPCKCKDKCFEAITERHDEVNLYLTGLVTILPVQRHRVKNELDAKFKDATYYYAVRVMRNNTAQEFKVCKNAFISIHGISRGKIDYILNQMKKTGTPPKYNKGKHENRPHKLSDETLDAIRSHIKSFKSRESHYSQKDSKKTYLPDDLNVSKMFKLFQDCHPNIRCSLESYRTIFNKEFNISFGYPRTDTCSSCDKYAVQKKFLEKQFAEEKDQKLQITFPSCHTHRNSNNKTLPWNCWKRFYYFKDTF, encoded by the exons ATGGAAAGTGCGTCCTCAGAAGAAGAGATTGAGTGCAAACCACCGTCAGCAAGGAAGAGGCCTAAACACGGGCGATTAAAGGAGGTTAGTAAAAAGATTAATTTACAGAGCAGAGAGGCAGGTGAACCTTGTAAATGTAAAGACAAATGTTTTGAAGCTATTACTGAAC GTCATGATGAAGTGAATCTCTATTTGACAGGATTAGTGACGATTTTACCTGTTCAGCGTCACCGGGTGAAAAATGAGTTAGATGCCAAATTTAAAGACGCTACTTACTATTATGCAGTACGAGTAATGAGAAATAACACTGCTCAAGAATTTAAAGTGTGTAAAAACGCATTCATATCTATACATGGAATTTCTCGAGGCAAGATTGACTATATTCTGAATCAAATGAAGAAAACAGGAACTCCACCTAAGTATAATAAAGGTAAACATGAAAATAGGCCACACAAACTTTCAGATGAGACTCTTGACGCTATACGCAGCCACATAAAATCTTTCAAAAGCCGTGAAAGCCACTATAGTCAAAAGGATTCCAAAAAAACATATCTGCCAGATGATTTAAATGTgtctaaaatgtttaaactcTTTCAAGATTGTCATCCTAATATTAGATGTAGTTTAGAGTCATATcgtacaatatttaataaagaattcAACATTTCGTTCGGATATCCTAGAACCGATACATGTAGTTCATGTGATAAATATGCTGTACAGAAAAAATTCCTCGAAAAACAGTTTGCCGAAGAAAAGGACCAGAAGCTGCAGATTACTTTTCCCAGTTGCCACACACATAGAAACAGTAACAACAAAACATTACCATGGAACTGCTGGAAACGATTTTATTACTTCAAAGACACATTTTAA